A genomic segment from Corylus avellana chromosome ca5, CavTom2PMs-1.0 encodes:
- the LOC132180969 gene encoding autophagy-related protein 8C-like produces the protein MAKSSFKMEHPLERRHAEAARIREKYPDRIPVIVERAEKSDVPDIDKKKYLVPADLTVGQFVYVVRKRIKLSPEKAIFIFVKNILPPTAAMMSAIYEENKDEDGFLYMTYSGENTFGLC, from the exons ATGGCCAAGAGTTCCTTTAAGATGGAACACCCTCTTG AAAGGAGGCATGCAGAAGCTGCTCGCATCAGAGAGAAGTACCCTGATAGAATACCA GTGATTGTAGAAAGGGCTGAAAAGAGTGATGTGCCTGACATCGATAAGAAAAA ATATCTGGTTCCTGCTGATTTGACTGTTGGTCAGTTTGTGTATGTGGTCCGGAAGAGGATCAAGTTAAGTCCTGAGAAGGCTATATTCATCTTCGTCAAGAACATTCTACCACCAACCG CGGCTATGATGTCTGCAATTTATGAGGAAAATAAGGATGAAGATGGGTTCCTTTATATGACCTACAGCGGGGAGAACACCTTTGGGTTGTGCTGA
- the LOC132180864 gene encoding probable beta-1,3-galactosyltransferase 2 codes for MSWKSKGELSSRSVISQKWTLLLCLGSFCAGLLFTNRMWTVPEPQGIARTTAMEAEKLKLVSEGCDPKALHNKEVNHESEDVLGEVHKTHNAIQTLDKTISSLEMELAAARAAQESIRSGAPLSQDPKKNESSGKRKYLMVVGINTAFSSRKRRDSVRATWMPQGEKRKKLEEEKGIIIRFVIGHSATSGGILDRAIEAEDQKHGDLLRLDHVEGYLELSAKTREYFSTAVALWDADFYIKVDDDVHVNIATLGETLVRHRSKPRVYIGCMKSGPVLNQKGVRYHEPEYWKFGEAGNKYFRHATGQLYAISKDLATYISINRHVLHKYANEDVSLGSWFIGLDVEHIDDRRLCCGTPPDCEWKAQAGNVCVASFDWSCSGICRSADRIKEVHRRCGEGENALWSASFREAA; via the exons ATGTCTTGGAAGAGCAAAGGAGAGCTGTCTTCTAGGAGTGTAATATCACAAAAATGGACCCTTTTGCTTTGTCTGGGCAGCTTCTGTGCTGGACTACTCTTCACCAACAG GATGTGGACTGTTCCTGAACCTCAGGGTATTGCACGGACAACGGCAATGGAAGCTGAAAAATTGAAATTGGTTTCCGAGGGCTGTGATCCAAAAGCT TTGCATAACAAAGAAGTAAACCATGAATCCGAGGACGTTTTGGGGGAAGTTCATAAGACTCATAATGCTATACA GACATTAGATAAGACTATTTCGAGTTTAGAGATGGAATTAGCTGCTGCAAGGGCAGCTCAGGAGTCTATACGAAGTGGCGCTCCTTTGTCACAAGATCCAAAGAAGAATGAATCATCTGGGAAAAGAAAGTATCTAATGGTTGTAGGAATTAATACTGCTTTTAGCAGCAGGAAAAGAAGAGATTCAGTTCGTGCAACGTGGATGCCACAAG gtgagaagagaaagaagctgGAGGAAGAGAAGGGAATTATTATCCGCTTTGTCATTGGTCACAG TGCCACATCAGGGGGTATTCTGGACAGAGCCATTGAAGCAGAGGACCAAAAACATGGAGATTTACTGAGGCTG GACCATGTTGAAGGCTACCTGGAATTGTCCGCCAAGACAAGGGAATATTTTTCTACTGCTGTTGCTTTGTGGGATGCAGATTTCTACATCAAAGTTGATGATGACGTCCACGTAAATATAG CCACACTTGGAGAAACTCTAGTTAGACATCGATCAAAACCACGGGTATATATTGGATGCATGAAATCTGGTCCTGTCCTTAATCAAAA AGGAGTGAGATACCATGAACCTGAGTATTGGAAGTTCGGTGAGGCAGGCAATAAATACTTCCGTCATGCTACAGGACAGCTCTATGCTATTTCAAAAGATCTGGCGACGTATATATCAATAAATCG GCATGTCCTACACAAGTATGCTAACGAAGATGTCTCACTGGGATCATGGTTTATTGGCCTTGATGTGGAGCATATTGATGATCGGAGATTATGTTGTGGCACTCCACCTG ATTGCGAGTGGAAGGCCCAGGCAGGCAACGTCTGTGTAGCTTCATTCGATTGGAGCTGCAGTGGTATTTGCAGGTCTGCTGATAGGATTAAGGAGGTCCATCGGCGCTGCGGGGAAGGTGAAAATGCTTTGTGGAGTGCTTCTTTCAGAGAGGCAGCTTAG